The following proteins are encoded in a genomic region of Zea mays cultivar B73 chromosome 9, Zm-B73-REFERENCE-NAM-5.0, whole genome shotgun sequence:
- the LOC100194322 gene encoding Mitogen-activated protein kinase kinase 2 — MATPRKPIKLTLPSHETTIGKFLTHSGTFTDGDLRVNKDGLRIVSRREGGEAPPIEPLDSQLSLDDLDVIKVIGKGSSGNVQLVRHKFTGQFFALKVIQLNIDESIRKQIAKELKINLSTQCQYVVVFYQCFYFNGAISIVLEYMDGGSLADFLKTVKTIPEAYLAAICTQMLKGLIYLHNEKRVIHRDLKPSNILINHRGEVKISDFGVSAIISSSSSQRDTFIGTRNYMAPERIDGKKHGSMSDIWSLGLVILECATGIFPFPPCESFYELLVAVVDQPPPSAPPDQFSPEFCGFISACLQKDANDRSSAQALLDHPFLSMYDDLHVDLASYFTTAGSPLATFNSRQL; from the exons ATGGCGACGCCACGGAAGCCGATCAAGCTCACGCTGCCGTCCCACGAGACCACCATCGGCAAGTTCCT GACGCACAGCGGGACGTTCACGGACGGGGATCTGCGCGTCAACAAGGACGGCCTCCGCATCGTCTCGCGGAGGGAGGGAGGCGAG GCTCCTCCTATAGAGCCGTTGGATAGTCAACTGAGCTTAGATGATCTAGACGTTATAAAAGTGATCGGGAAAGGTAGCAGCGGAAATGTGCAATTGGTCCGCCACAAATTTACTGGCCAGTTTTTTGCTCTGAAG GTTATTCAACTAAATATTGATGAGAGTATACGCAAACAGATTGCCAAGGAGTTGAAGATAAACTTATCAACACAGTGCCAATATGTTGTTGTGTTCTATCAGTGTTTCTATTTCAATGGTGCCATTTCTATTGTTTTGGAATACATGGATGGTGGCTCCCTTGCAGATTTCCTGAAGACTGTTAAAACCATTCCAGAGGCCTACCTCGCTGCTATCTGTACGCAG ATGCTAAAAGGACTGATCTATTTGCATAACGAGAAGCGCGTTATACACCGAGATCTGAAACCATCAAATATATTGATAAATCATAGGGGTGAAGTAAAAATATCAGATTTTGGTGTGAGTGCCATTATATCTAGTTCCTCTTCGCAACGAGATACATTTATTGGCACACGCAACTACATGGCG CCAGAAAGAATCgatggaaagaaacatggttCTATGAGTGATATCTGGAGTTTGGGACTAGTGATACTGGAATGTGCAACCGGCATCTTTCCATTTCCTCCTTGTGAAAGCTTCTACGAACTTCTCGTGGCTGTTGTTGATCAACCGCCACCTTCTGCGCCGCCGGATCAGTTTTCACCAGAATTCTGTGGGTTCATTTCTGCATG TCTCCAGAAGGATGCTAATGACAGGTCATCAGCCCAAGCCTTATTG GACCATCCGTTCCTGAGCATGTATGATGACCTGCATGTAGATCTTGCTTCGTACTTCACGACAGCAGGATCTCCTCTCGCCACCTTCAA TTCCAGGCAACTCTAA
- the LOC100194322 gene encoding mitogen-activated protein kinase kinase 2 isoform X1: protein MATPRKPIKLTLPSHETTIGKFLTHSGTFTDGDLRVNKDGLRIVSRREGGEAPPIEPLDSQLSLDDLDVIKVIGKGSSGNVQLVRHKFTGQFFALKVIQLNIDESIRKQIAKELKINLSTQCQYVVVFYQCFYFNGAISIVLEYMDGGSLADFLKTVKTIPEAYLAAICTQMLKGLIYLHNEKRVIHRDLKPSNILINHRGEVKISDFGVSAIISSSSSQRDTFIGTRNYMAPERIDGKKHGSMSDIWSLGLVILECATGIFPFPPCESFYELLVAVVDQPPPSAPPDQFSPEFCGFISACLQKDANDRSSAQALLDHPFLSMYDDLHVDLASYFTTAGSPLATFKSVIGSITLHI, encoded by the exons ATGGCGACGCCACGGAAGCCGATCAAGCTCACGCTGCCGTCCCACGAGACCACCATCGGCAAGTTCCT GACGCACAGCGGGACGTTCACGGACGGGGATCTGCGCGTCAACAAGGACGGCCTCCGCATCGTCTCGCGGAGGGAGGGAGGCGAG GCTCCTCCTATAGAGCCGTTGGATAGTCAACTGAGCTTAGATGATCTAGACGTTATAAAAGTGATCGGGAAAGGTAGCAGCGGAAATGTGCAATTGGTCCGCCACAAATTTACTGGCCAGTTTTTTGCTCTGAAG GTTATTCAACTAAATATTGATGAGAGTATACGCAAACAGATTGCCAAGGAGTTGAAGATAAACTTATCAACACAGTGCCAATATGTTGTTGTGTTCTATCAGTGTTTCTATTTCAATGGTGCCATTTCTATTGTTTTGGAATACATGGATGGTGGCTCCCTTGCAGATTTCCTGAAGACTGTTAAAACCATTCCAGAGGCCTACCTCGCTGCTATCTGTACGCAG ATGCTAAAAGGACTGATCTATTTGCATAACGAGAAGCGCGTTATACACCGAGATCTGAAACCATCAAATATATTGATAAATCATAGGGGTGAAGTAAAAATATCAGATTTTGGTGTGAGTGCCATTATATCTAGTTCCTCTTCGCAACGAGATACATTTATTGGCACACGCAACTACATGGCG CCAGAAAGAATCgatggaaagaaacatggttCTATGAGTGATATCTGGAGTTTGGGACTAGTGATACTGGAATGTGCAACCGGCATCTTTCCATTTCCTCCTTGTGAAAGCTTCTACGAACTTCTCGTGGCTGTTGTTGATCAACCGCCACCTTCTGCGCCGCCGGATCAGTTTTCACCAGAATTCTGTGGGTTCATTTCTGCATG TCTCCAGAAGGATGCTAATGACAGGTCATCAGCCCAAGCCTTATTG GACCATCCGTTCCTGAGCATGTATGATGACCTGCATGTAGATCTTGCTTCGTACTTCACGACAGCAGGATCTCCTCTCGCCACCTTCAA GTCGGTGATTGGCTCCATCACTTTACATATATGA